A genome region from Hymenobacter tibetensis includes the following:
- a CDS encoding alpha/beta hydrolase family protein, whose translation MPVAPIRLDFHLSSTRHSRSFAADARYVPDGQPKPVVVFVHGFKGFKDWGHFNLLADYFAQQAVVFVKLNLSHNGLVVGGTGDLEDLEAFGQNNFSLELDDIGTLLDCLEQPTATGIPAAETDLTRLALIGHSRGGGLVLLKAAEDPRIQAVVTWAAVNNINPNWPQELMQQWEQQGVYYVENSRTKQQLPLYYQIVEDYHANRLRLDIPHIVRRKLHQPLLILHGDQDETVPVQRAHELKDWKPDAELLLLPAVTHNFGGSHPWQSKHLPAEAQQAAAATLDFLRRTLK comes from the coding sequence ATGCCTGTAGCACCTATTCGCCTCGATTTTCACCTGTCCAGTACCCGCCACAGTCGGTCTTTCGCGGCTGATGCCCGCTACGTGCCCGATGGCCAACCCAAGCCCGTAGTGGTGTTTGTGCACGGCTTCAAGGGCTTCAAAGACTGGGGACACTTCAACTTACTGGCCGATTATTTTGCGCAGCAAGCCGTTGTCTTCGTGAAGCTCAACTTGTCGCACAACGGCTTGGTGGTAGGCGGCACCGGCGACTTAGAAGACCTGGAAGCTTTCGGGCAAAACAACTTCTCCTTGGAGCTCGACGATATCGGTACGTTGCTTGATTGCCTGGAACAACCAACTGCTACTGGCATTCCGGCCGCTGAAACCGACCTGACCCGCTTAGCCCTGATTGGGCATAGCCGCGGTGGGGGCTTGGTGCTGCTCAAAGCGGCTGAAGATCCGCGCATACAGGCAGTGGTTACGTGGGCTGCCGTCAACAACATCAACCCCAACTGGCCGCAGGAACTCATGCAGCAGTGGGAGCAGCAAGGTGTATATTACGTGGAGAACAGCCGCACCAAGCAGCAGCTTCCGCTCTACTATCAGATTGTAGAGGACTACCACGCCAACCGCCTCCGCCTCGACATTCCGCATATCGTACGGCGCAAGCTGCACCAACCGCTGCTAATACTCCACGGCGACCAAGATGAAACCGTGCCCGTACAGCGTGCCCATGAATTGAAGGACTGGAAACCCGACGCAGAACTGCTACTTCTCCCCGCCGTCACGCATAACTTCGGTGGGAGCCATCCGTGGCAGTCCAAGCACTTGCCAGCTGAGGCGCAGCAAGCTGCCGCGGCTACACTTGATTTTTTGCGCCGCACCTTGAAATAA
- a CDS encoding polyprenyl synthetase family protein has translation MNVTLDQIQAPIATEMAEFEQKFRASMQTKVLLLDKIMGYIVKRKGKQIRPMFVFFTAKISGGDPLPEATYRGAALIELLHTATLVHDDVVDESNYRRGFFSINALWKNKIAVLVGDYLLSKGLLLSLENDDYALLKLVSNAVRELSEGELLQIEKARRLDITEDVYFDIIRQKTASLIASCCAVGAASAGADAETIERARLFGEKVGMAFQIKDDLFDFGTAEIGKPVGIDIKEKKMTLPLIYSLQQTDWLTKRRVIYNVKNNDGRKDRVQSVIEFVKKTGGLEYAIGVMEKYRNEALNILRTFPASPSRDSLEQLINYTIERSH, from the coding sequence ATGAACGTTACGCTGGACCAGATACAGGCACCTATTGCCACCGAAATGGCGGAATTCGAACAGAAATTCCGGGCGTCCATGCAAACCAAGGTGTTGCTCCTCGATAAAATCATGGGCTACATCGTGAAGCGCAAGGGCAAGCAGATACGGCCCATGTTCGTGTTTTTTACGGCCAAAATCAGCGGCGGCGACCCGCTGCCCGAAGCCACCTACCGCGGGGCGGCCCTCATCGAACTGCTGCATACGGCCACGCTCGTGCACGACGATGTGGTAGATGAAAGTAATTACCGGCGGGGCTTCTTTTCCATCAACGCCCTCTGGAAAAACAAGATTGCCGTACTCGTAGGCGACTATCTGCTAAGCAAAGGGTTGCTGCTGAGCCTCGAGAACGACGATTACGCGCTGCTCAAACTTGTAAGCAATGCCGTGCGCGAACTAAGCGAAGGCGAGCTGCTACAAATCGAAAAAGCCCGCCGCCTCGACATCACCGAGGACGTATACTTCGACATCATTCGCCAGAAAACGGCTTCCCTAATTGCCTCTTGCTGCGCCGTTGGGGCGGCGTCCGCCGGTGCCGACGCCGAAACCATTGAGCGGGCCCGGCTCTTCGGCGAGAAAGTAGGCATGGCCTTTCAAATCAAGGACGACTTGTTTGACTTCGGTACTGCCGAAATCGGCAAGCCAGTGGGTATCGACATCAAAGAAAAGAAGATGACGCTGCCCCTAATTTACTCGTTGCAGCAAACCGACTGGCTCACCAAGCGCCGAGTTATCTACAACGTGAAAAACAACGACGGCCGCAAAGACCGGGTGCAGTCCGTTATCGAGTTTGTGAAGAAGACCGGCGGGCTGGAGTACGCCATTGGTGTGATGGAGAAATACCGCAACGAAGCTCTGAATATCCTGCGCACCTTCCCGGCTTCGCCATCTCGTGATTCTTTGGAACAACTGATCAATTATACCATCGAGCGGAGCCATTAA
- a CDS encoding cytochrome P450, whose protein sequence is MPASLPEFAAKPIVAPVPWVPRWRTLLGSVAFTRDPIGRLNNILTEYGDTVGVHLGGIRPGMVTRDPALVQHILQKNHRRYLKSDLTHGLIRYLGRGLLTNEGADWLRQRRLIQPGFHRQRLAGLTRLMQTAAAEWTTELTARTTDGAAIVDTHEAMTRVAFRIVARATFSASLSEAEGERLAAILTEIQAFYVRTIRQPYLRPWFRARGTYRRNDLLSQELRELVRGYIRQRRQHPPATPAEAPDDLLQMLLDTRYEDTGEPMQEEQLLDEVNILLVAGHETSANALSWLFYLLAQNPAVADKVRAEMEAVLAGRTPEFNDLPQLPYSLQVVQEALRLYPPAWILDRVALEDDEFQGQRIPKGTLFSLYLYGVHHHPALWPDAEVFRPERFAPGAVPAPPPYGYLPFGGGPRLCVGSHFALTEIQLVLLETLRYFSVEPAQESPPVLMPLVTLRPQGELLLRFRRL, encoded by the coding sequence ATGCCTGCTTCTCTGCCCGAATTTGCCGCAAAACCGATTGTCGCGCCAGTACCGTGGGTGCCGCGCTGGCGGACGCTACTGGGCTCCGTAGCCTTCACCCGCGACCCTATTGGTCGGCTCAACAACATTCTGACGGAATACGGCGACACGGTAGGGGTACACCTCGGTGGTATCCGGCCCGGCATGGTCACGCGCGACCCCGCCTTGGTGCAACACATCCTGCAGAAAAACCACCGGCGCTACCTAAAGTCCGACCTCACGCATGGTCTGATTCGCTACCTCGGCCGGGGGCTGCTCACCAACGAAGGCGCCGACTGGTTGCGGCAGCGGCGCCTGATTCAGCCGGGCTTTCATCGGCAGCGGCTGGCCGGCCTAACGCGCCTGATGCAAACGGCCGCTGCCGAGTGGACCACTGAACTAACGGCCCGCACCACTGACGGCGCAGCCATAGTAGACACCCACGAAGCCATGACTCGAGTAGCATTCCGAATTGTGGCGCGGGCCACGTTTAGCGCCAGCCTTTCCGAGGCGGAAGGAGAACGGCTGGCCGCTATCCTGACCGAGATTCAGGCGTTCTACGTGCGCACCATTCGGCAGCCCTACCTGCGGCCGTGGTTTCGGGCGCGGGGCACCTACCGCCGCAACGACCTCCTTAGCCAGGAGCTGCGCGAGCTGGTGCGGGGCTACATCCGGCAGCGCCGCCAGCACCCGCCCGCCACCCCCGCCGAAGCTCCCGACGATCTGTTACAAATGCTGCTCGACACGCGCTACGAGGATACGGGCGAGCCCATGCAAGAAGAACAACTCCTTGATGAGGTAAACATCCTGCTGGTAGCCGGCCACGAAACGTCTGCCAATGCCTTGAGCTGGTTGTTTTATCTGCTAGCCCAGAACCCGGCTGTAGCCGATAAGGTGCGAGCTGAAATGGAAGCTGTGCTAGCTGGCCGCACGCCCGAGTTCAACGACCTGCCGCAGCTACCGTACTCGCTACAAGTGGTGCAAGAAGCCCTCCGCCTGTACCCACCGGCCTGGATTCTGGACCGCGTAGCACTGGAAGACGACGAGTTTCAGGGGCAGCGCATCCCGAAAGGCACGCTTTTTTCACTTTACCTTTATGGCGTACACCACCATCCGGCCCTGTGGCCCGATGCCGAAGTATTCCGACCCGAGCGGTTTGCGCCCGGCGCCGTTCCCGCACCGCCACCCTACGGCTACTTGCCCTTCGGAGGCGGTCCACGCTTGTGCGTCGGTAGCCATTTTGCCCTCACCGAGATTCAACTAGTGCTGCTCGAAACGCTGCGCTACTTCAGTGTTGAGCCCGCCCAAGAGTCGCCGCCAGTCCTCATGCCCCTCGTGACGCTACGGCCACAAGGAGAGTTGCTCCTACGGTTTCGGCGGCTTTAG
- a CDS encoding TlpA family protein disulfide reductase: protein MYLPSLFQKVLLGASFTLLMAACSSDSSSTTQDGSSVPEADASGLPAGLKPGTWRGVLSAQGQEIPFLFDVSTADNGQKPTITLRNGEERLKLDEITTAGDSTTIRLGVFDAALVVRADGADKVKGSWVKYDGKEPYRVPFTAGRATSATTLFAGDTQKPAVYGDLVKGATFSVEFRDDEGKTYPAVGIIKQDEKNSALLTGTFLTTTGDYRYLAGNLVTKDGAEHMMLSTFDGSHGFLFDGKLAKPGNINAISGDFYSGKSGHETWTATLDANAKLPDANALTGMKAGQKRLDFKFPSIYEGASISPTDPKYKGKVVVLQILGSWCPNCMDETNFLAPWYEKNKQRGVEIIGLGYERTPDQALASQKLLKMKQRLNVGYDLAVAGVANKDSASSSLPQLAKVLAFPTTIFLDKKGEVRKIHTGFSGPGTGKYYQQEVDEFEKTVAGLLAE from the coding sequence ATGTATCTTCCTTCGCTTTTCCAAAAAGTGCTTCTCGGCGCCAGCTTCACGCTGCTTATGGCGGCCTGCTCCTCCGACTCTTCTAGTACCACCCAAGACGGCAGTAGCGTACCCGAAGCCGATGCCAGCGGCCTGCCAGCAGGCTTAAAGCCTGGCACGTGGCGCGGCGTACTTTCCGCCCAAGGCCAGGAAATCCCGTTTCTGTTTGACGTAAGCACCGCCGACAACGGCCAAAAACCCACCATCACGCTACGCAACGGTGAGGAGCGCCTAAAGCTCGACGAAATTACCACCGCCGGCGACTCTACCACTATTCGCTTAGGCGTGTTTGATGCCGCACTGGTAGTTCGGGCTGATGGCGCTGACAAGGTGAAAGGCTCCTGGGTGAAGTATGATGGCAAAGAGCCTTATCGGGTACCGTTTACCGCCGGCCGAGCAACCTCTGCCACCACCCTCTTTGCTGGAGACACGCAGAAGCCCGCCGTGTATGGCGACTTGGTCAAAGGGGCGACATTCAGCGTAGAATTTCGCGACGATGAAGGCAAAACATACCCCGCTGTCGGTATTATTAAGCAAGACGAAAAGAACAGTGCACTTCTCACCGGCACGTTCTTAACTACCACCGGAGACTACCGCTACTTGGCTGGCAACTTAGTGACTAAAGATGGCGCTGAACACATGATGCTCTCCACCTTCGACGGTAGTCATGGATTTCTCTTTGATGGCAAACTAGCAAAGCCAGGAAATATAAACGCCATTAGTGGCGACTTCTACAGTGGTAAGAGCGGCCACGAAACCTGGACGGCCACGCTCGACGCCAATGCTAAACTGCCCGATGCTAATGCTCTCACCGGCATGAAGGCTGGTCAAAAACGTCTCGACTTCAAGTTTCCGAGCATTTATGAAGGTGCCAGCATCTCCCCCACCGACCCCAAGTACAAGGGCAAAGTAGTAGTGCTGCAAATTCTGGGCTCGTGGTGCCCCAACTGCATGGATGAGACCAACTTCCTCGCGCCCTGGTACGAGAAGAACAAGCAGCGCGGCGTCGAAATCATTGGGCTGGGCTACGAGCGCACACCCGACCAAGCTCTAGCCTCGCAGAAGCTGCTTAAGATGAAACAGCGCCTCAACGTGGGGTACGACTTGGCCGTGGCCGGCGTGGCCAATAAGGATTCGGCTAGTTCTTCTCTACCACAGTTGGCCAAGGTGCTGGCTTTTCCCACCACCATCTTCCTGGATAAGAAAGGCGAAGTGCGGAAGATTCACACCGGCTTCTCGGGTCCCGGCACCGGCAAGTACTACCAGCAGGAAGTCGACGAGTTCGAGAAAACCGTTGCTGGATTGCTAGCGGAGTAA
- a CDS encoding aconitate hydratase — MAFDLEMIKAVYAGMGSRIEAARTAVGRPLTLTEKILYAHLYGGSVSQAFKRGVSYVDFAPDRVAMQDATAQMALLQFMQAGKAKVAVPSTVHCDHLIQAKVGADEDLAIANSENKEVYDFLASVSNKYGIGFWKPGAGIIHQVVLENYAFPGGMMIGTDSHTPNAGGLGMIAIGVGGADAVDVMAGMAWELKFPKVIGVKLTGKLSGWTAPKDVILKVAGILTVKGGTGAIVEYFGEGAENMSCTGKATICNMGAEIGATTSVFAYDESMANYLRGTSRAEIADLASGVAEHLRADDEVFANPSEYYDELIEINLSELEPHVNGPFTPDAAWPISQFAAAVREHGWPEKLEVGLIGSCTNSSYEDITRAASIASQAVSKGLTVNAEFTVTPGSELVRYTVERDGLLDTFAQMGGVVLANACGPCIGQWARHTDDPKRKNSIITSFNRNFAKRNDGNPNTHAFVASPEIVTAFAIAGDLTFNPLVDTLTTKDGQQVKLDAPHGLEMPPQGYAVEDAGYQAPAVDSSAVQVIVDPGSDRLELLDPFKPWENTDLMGLRLLIKAQGKCTTDHISMAGPWLKYRGHLDNISNNMLIGATNAFNGEANSVKDALTSGMPYSPVPAVARNYKAQGIGSVVVGDENYGEGSSREHAAMEPRHLGVRAIIVKSFARIHETNLKKQGMLALTFANKADYDLIEENDVIDILGLTNFQPGQPLQARLHHPDGDTDLITLNHTYNEGQIEWFKAGSALNLIRLKESGEAQLSQK, encoded by the coding sequence ATGGCGTTTGACTTAGAAATGATAAAGGCGGTGTACGCCGGCATGGGCTCACGCATCGAGGCTGCTCGTACTGCCGTTGGCCGTCCGCTTACCCTGACCGAAAAAATCCTGTACGCTCACCTGTACGGCGGCTCTGTTTCTCAGGCGTTTAAGCGCGGTGTTTCCTACGTCGATTTCGCCCCCGACCGTGTGGCCATGCAGGATGCTACGGCCCAAATGGCTTTGCTTCAATTCATGCAGGCTGGTAAAGCCAAAGTAGCTGTACCGAGCACCGTGCACTGCGACCACCTGATTCAGGCGAAAGTAGGAGCCGACGAGGATTTGGCTATTGCCAACTCCGAAAACAAAGAAGTATACGATTTTCTGGCTTCGGTCTCCAATAAATATGGCATCGGCTTCTGGAAGCCCGGTGCTGGTATCATTCACCAAGTGGTACTTGAAAACTACGCTTTCCCAGGTGGTATGATGATCGGTACCGACTCCCACACGCCCAACGCGGGTGGTTTGGGCATGATTGCCATTGGGGTAGGCGGTGCCGACGCCGTCGACGTAATGGCTGGCATGGCTTGGGAATTGAAGTTCCCCAAAGTTATCGGGGTAAAGCTCACTGGTAAGCTTTCGGGCTGGACAGCTCCCAAAGACGTAATCCTGAAAGTAGCCGGTATCCTGACCGTGAAGGGCGGTACGGGCGCTATCGTAGAGTACTTCGGCGAAGGTGCCGAAAACATGTCGTGCACTGGTAAGGCTACCATTTGCAACATGGGTGCTGAAATTGGCGCTACCACGTCGGTGTTTGCCTACGATGAAAGCATGGCCAATTACTTGCGCGGCACCAGCCGGGCTGAAATTGCCGATCTGGCTTCTGGCGTAGCCGAGCACCTACGGGCCGACGACGAAGTGTTTGCTAACCCTTCCGAGTACTACGACGAACTCATTGAAATCAACCTCTCCGAGTTGGAGCCACACGTAAACGGCCCGTTCACGCCGGATGCTGCATGGCCAATTTCGCAGTTTGCTGCCGCAGTGCGGGAGCATGGCTGGCCTGAGAAGCTGGAAGTAGGCTTGATTGGTTCTTGCACGAACTCGTCGTACGAGGATATCACCCGTGCGGCTTCTATTGCCAGCCAGGCAGTAAGCAAGGGCCTAACTGTGAATGCCGAATTCACCGTAACGCCCGGCTCGGAGCTGGTGCGCTACACCGTGGAACGCGACGGTTTGCTGGATACGTTCGCCCAGATGGGTGGAGTCGTACTCGCCAACGCTTGCGGTCCGTGCATCGGGCAGTGGGCCCGCCACACCGACGACCCGAAGCGCAAAAACTCCATCATCACGAGCTTTAACCGCAACTTCGCCAAGCGTAACGATGGTAACCCAAACACCCACGCTTTCGTGGCCTCGCCCGAAATCGTAACGGCTTTCGCCATTGCCGGTGACTTGACCTTCAACCCGCTCGTGGACACCCTGACCACCAAAGACGGTCAGCAAGTGAAGCTCGACGCGCCGCACGGCCTCGAGATGCCGCCACAAGGTTACGCTGTGGAAGATGCCGGTTACCAGGCTCCCGCCGTTGATAGCTCTGCCGTACAAGTTATCGTGGACCCCGGTTCCGACCGTTTGGAGTTGCTCGACCCCTTCAAGCCATGGGAAAATACCGACCTAATGGGCTTGCGTCTGCTCATCAAAGCGCAAGGTAAGTGCACCACTGACCACATTTCGATGGCTGGCCCGTGGTTGAAATACCGTGGCCACCTCGACAACATCTCCAATAACATGCTCATCGGGGCCACCAACGCCTTCAACGGCGAAGCAAACTCGGTGAAAGATGCGTTGACCTCGGGCATGCCTTACTCGCCGGTGCCGGCCGTAGCGCGTAACTACAAAGCCCAAGGCATTGGCTCTGTGGTAGTAGGCGACGAGAACTACGGAGAAGGCTCCAGCCGGGAGCATGCCGCCATGGAACCCCGCCATTTGGGTGTACGCGCCATCATCGTGAAGAGCTTCGCGCGGATTCACGAAACCAACCTGAAAAAGCAGGGGATGTTGGCCCTTACCTTCGCCAACAAGGCCGACTACGACCTGATTGAGGAGAATGATGTAATCGACATCCTTGGGTTGACCAACTTCCAGCCTGGTCAGCCGCTGCAAGCTCGGTTGCACCACCCCGACGGTGATACCGACCTCATCACCCTTAACCATACCTACAACGAAGGTCAGATCGAGTGGTTTAAGGCCGGCTCAGCTCTGAACCTGATTCGTTTGAAGGAATCGGGTGAAGCTCAGTTGTCGCAGAAGTAG
- a CDS encoding DMT family transporter: MSSSTKHSIPVAGFVVTLVGAILFSTKAIIVKLAFAGTHTDALTLLTLRMLFALPFYVVAAFAVSSRSSNVKLKGKEWAFVLALGMLGYYLSSLFDFIGLQYISAGLERLILFLYPTFAVFINAYFFKQKIAGVQRVALLLTYAGIALAYFGELAIDSSNPNFYFGSFMVFLCATTYAMYIVGSGRVIPHIGSTKFTAYAMLAATAGIFVHFAIAGDTTKFQAEHGLWLYGLLLAVVATVIPSFMLSYGLKSVGSNNVAIISGIGPVSTIIQAYFILGEKIVIEQIIGTALVIAGVILIGWKRKPAAIVEEVTAA; this comes from the coding sequence ATGAGCAGTAGTACCAAACACTCCATTCCTGTTGCTGGCTTTGTGGTCACTTTGGTGGGAGCAATTTTATTTTCCACGAAAGCAATTATTGTGAAGCTAGCATTTGCTGGCACGCATACAGATGCTCTGACATTGCTGACTTTACGGATGCTGTTTGCGCTGCCGTTTTATGTAGTTGCTGCCTTTGCCGTAAGCAGCCGGAGTAGTAACGTGAAATTGAAAGGAAAAGAATGGGCGTTTGTGTTAGCGCTAGGAATGCTTGGTTATTATCTAAGCAGCTTATTTGATTTTATAGGACTACAATATATTTCGGCGGGCCTCGAACGATTGATATTATTTCTGTACCCAACGTTTGCCGTCTTTATCAACGCTTATTTTTTCAAGCAGAAAATAGCAGGCGTTCAGCGGGTGGCGTTGCTGTTAACCTATGCAGGTATTGCGCTTGCTTACTTCGGGGAGCTTGCTATTGATTCCAGCAACCCTAATTTCTATTTCGGAAGCTTTATGGTGTTTTTGTGCGCCACTACCTATGCCATGTATATAGTAGGCAGTGGAAGAGTAATTCCGCATATTGGCTCCACCAAATTCACGGCTTATGCCATGCTCGCCGCTACGGCCGGAATATTCGTGCATTTTGCAATAGCCGGTGATACCACCAAATTCCAGGCTGAACACGGACTGTGGTTGTATGGATTGCTGTTGGCGGTGGTTGCCACCGTTATTCCATCCTTTATGTTGTCATACGGCTTAAAAAGTGTCGGCTCAAATAACGTGGCCATCATAAGTGGTATCGGGCCGGTTTCGACTATTATACAAGCGTATTTTATTTTAGGCGAGAAAATAGTTATTGAGCAAATAATTGGAACCGCATTAGTTATAGCAGGTGTGATTTTAATTGGCTGGAAAAGAAAGCCTGCCGCAATAGTAGAAGAGGTTACTGCTGCTTAA
- a CDS encoding TonB-dependent receptor produces MKLGTLVVGGFLLHAVVGHAQTQPGIATPDTTRALPEVPVVYQADRLTPVTFLDLDGRALARKSVGQEPSFLLSETPAITAYSDAGSTQGYAYFRLRGIDQTRVNTTLNGVPLNEPEDQGAYFSNFPDILNSVSAIQIQRGVGTTQNGTASYGGSIQLFSPTLRDSAHTTLGAGYGSYNSYRIFGEYASGLRNQKALYVRASELHSDGYKDRSANTSRSVFVSSGLFRDKTSWKLNLLAGHQQNQLAWLGVADSVLQRNRRANANSSAENDRFTQGLVQLQNDWQLSATSLLSTSVYYSALRGNYDFDLNNFLDLPSTAELYKYAFQSGWGGAFSTYTRRTRHLTWTSGLHANTYQRQHTGTERALGQLYRNTGRKQELSVFSKLEAQLQRFTLFADAQFRTTSFRYEGGVPLPAIDWQFFNPKVGVSFAASDRTTLYYSLGRTSREPTRNDLFGGNDDLVADSTGLALVTSSTPESVVDQELGMRHATDKWQLNLNAYYMDFRNEIVLNGQFGPNGLALTNKVESSLRTGLEASVRYQLTNRFALINNSAFSYSRIREQREAFEPVLTPPLIVNQEAVYQAGRWTAALLGRYQSRSYIDFANSATVDDYVLLNARLQYARNGYQVSLFANNLTNAKYFNNGYVEADGTRKYFVQAPVNFYLNAQYSF; encoded by the coding sequence ATGAAACTAGGAACATTGGTAGTAGGAGGATTTCTACTGCATGCCGTTGTCGGACACGCACAGACGCAACCTGGTATCGCAACTCCCGATACCACGCGCGCCCTGCCCGAAGTGCCAGTAGTCTATCAAGCCGATAGACTGACGCCGGTAACCTTCCTTGACCTTGATGGCCGGGCGCTGGCTCGGAAGAGTGTCGGGCAGGAGCCTTCTTTCCTGCTTTCCGAGACGCCGGCCATTACTGCTTACTCTGATGCGGGCAGCACGCAGGGTTACGCGTATTTTCGCTTGCGTGGTATCGACCAAACCCGCGTCAACACCACATTAAATGGGGTGCCGCTGAACGAGCCCGAAGACCAAGGAGCCTATTTCTCTAATTTCCCCGATATTCTCAATTCTGTAAGTGCCATCCAGATTCAGCGGGGCGTCGGGACCACGCAGAACGGTACGGCCAGTTACGGAGGGAGCATTCAACTATTTTCACCCACGTTGCGAGATTCGGCGCATACCACCCTTGGGGCGGGGTATGGGTCGTACAACAGCTACCGGATTTTTGGGGAGTATGCCAGCGGGCTGCGCAACCAAAAGGCGCTGTACGTGCGGGCGTCGGAGCTGCATTCGGATGGGTACAAGGACCGGTCGGCCAATACCTCGCGCTCGGTGTTTGTGAGCAGCGGCTTGTTTCGGGATAAAACGAGTTGGAAGCTCAACTTACTGGCCGGGCACCAGCAAAACCAACTAGCCTGGCTCGGAGTGGCCGATTCGGTGTTGCAGCGGAACCGCCGGGCTAACGCCAACAGCTCTGCCGAAAACGACCGTTTCACACAGGGCCTAGTGCAGCTACAAAACGACTGGCAACTCAGTGCTACGTCGCTGCTCAGCACCAGCGTGTATTACTCGGCGCTCCGTGGCAACTACGATTTCGACCTCAATAACTTCCTTGACCTGCCGAGCACTGCTGAACTGTACAAGTACGCGTTTCAGTCGGGATGGGGAGGGGCCTTCAGTACGTATACCCGCCGCACCCGGCACCTGACCTGGACCAGTGGCCTGCACGCCAATACCTACCAGCGGCAGCACACAGGAACGGAGCGGGCGTTGGGCCAACTCTACCGCAATACGGGCCGCAAGCAGGAACTGAGTGTCTTCAGCAAGCTGGAAGCGCAGCTACAGCGGTTCACGCTGTTTGCCGATGCGCAGTTCCGAACTACCTCGTTTCGCTATGAAGGTGGCGTGCCCCTGCCGGCCATCGACTGGCAGTTTTTCAACCCGAAAGTAGGAGTGAGCTTCGCGGCATCTGACCGTACTACGCTTTACTACAGTCTCGGCCGCACCAGCCGCGAACCAACCCGCAACGACCTGTTCGGGGGCAACGACGACTTGGTGGCGGACAGCACTGGGCTAGCCTTGGTAACCAGCTCAACACCAGAATCAGTGGTAGACCAGGAGCTAGGCATGCGGCACGCAACCGACAAGTGGCAGCTGAATCTGAACGCTTACTACATGGATTTTCGCAACGAAATTGTGCTGAATGGGCAGTTCGGGCCGAATGGCTTAGCGCTAACCAACAAGGTAGAAAGCAGCCTGCGAACCGGGCTGGAAGCTTCCGTACGCTACCAGCTTACCAATCGGTTCGCGTTGATCAATAACTCGGCTTTCAGCTACAGCCGTATTCGGGAGCAGCGCGAGGCGTTCGAGCCGGTGCTCACGCCGCCGCTCATCGTCAACCAGGAAGCCGTTTACCAAGCTGGCCGTTGGACTGCTGCGCTGCTTGGTCGCTACCAGAGCCGCTCCTATATCGACTTCGCCAATTCCGCTACCGTCGACGACTATGTATTGCTGAACGCGCGCCTTCAGTACGCCCGTAATGGGTACCAGGTGTCTTTGTTCGCTAACAATCTCACCAATGCCAAGTACTTCAATAACGGCTACGTGGAAGCCGATGGCACCCGCAAATACTTCGTGCAGGCGCCCGTGAACTTCTACCTGAACGCGCAGTACAGCTTCTAG
- a CDS encoding AAA family ATPase: MPFHKGHAELINFARLHCDHLTVLVCSSDQEQLPGPVRQAWLQETYAGSEAVHVQLLEYLESELPNTSETSVAVSNVWADRFLEVVPECSLVVTSEPYGELVAARMGIRHLPFDVARGAVPIAASIIRQNPAAYWHFLPDSVKPYYVRKVVLLGTESTGKTTLATQLAAHFRASLVEEAGRDLITDSTNFSLTDLHRVAEEHACRIERAQIGPSALVIIDTDIHITQSYAKLMFGQDLAVPPEVYALNRADLYLYLTADVPYVQDGGRLPNADRLRLDVSHRQTLLHYGIKAVEISGTWPQRFKQAVQLIETLLAHNYN; the protein is encoded by the coding sequence ATGCCCTTTCACAAGGGCCACGCCGAGCTTATCAACTTTGCGCGCCTACACTGCGACCACCTGACCGTGCTGGTGTGCAGCAGCGACCAAGAGCAATTGCCTGGCCCCGTGCGGCAAGCGTGGCTGCAAGAGACGTACGCAGGCAGCGAAGCCGTGCATGTGCAGCTGCTGGAATACCTGGAAAGCGAATTGCCCAACACTTCGGAAACGTCTGTAGCGGTGTCAAATGTGTGGGCTGACAGGTTTCTAGAAGTAGTACCAGAATGTTCGCTTGTCGTGACGTCGGAGCCATATGGCGAACTGGTAGCGGCGCGCATGGGTATTCGGCATTTGCCGTTCGATGTGGCGCGGGGAGCAGTACCCATAGCAGCGTCGATTATTCGGCAGAATCCGGCGGCTTATTGGCACTTTCTACCCGACTCGGTTAAGCCTTACTATGTGCGCAAAGTGGTGCTGCTCGGTACCGAATCCACCGGCAAAACCACGCTGGCTACCCAATTGGCTGCGCATTTTCGGGCGTCGTTGGTAGAGGAAGCCGGCCGCGACCTGATTACCGATTCTACTAATTTCAGCTTGACGGATTTGCACCGCGTGGCAGAAGAGCACGCGTGCCGCATCGAGCGGGCTCAAATTGGCCCTAGCGCGCTTGTTATAATCGATACAGACATTCATATCACTCAATCGTATGCCAAGCTGATGTTCGGGCAGGACCTGGCAGTGCCGCCCGAAGTATACGCCCTCAACCGTGCCGACTTGTATCTGTACTTAACAGCTGATGTGCCCTACGTGCAAGACGGCGGCCGGCTTCCTAATGCCGACCGGCTTCGCTTAGATGTTTCGCACCGTCAAACCCTACTACACTACGGCATCAAGGCGGTAGAAATCAGCGGAACTTGGCCCCAACGTTTCAAGCAAGCGGTTCAGTTGATTGAAACACTGCTTGCTCATAACTACAACTAA